One region of Macadamia integrifolia cultivar HAES 741 chromosome 11, SCU_Mint_v3, whole genome shotgun sequence genomic DNA includes:
- the LOC122092748 gene encoding uncharacterized protein LOC122092748 — protein sequence MGKAGRDWTQIYAIYGMDEWQTVIFLLIHALLFSFLAVLFLVYFNPLCSVVESIFPALHAGASRFIAGFTGSVTAISAVCLLFAAGNIFYSSVSLHWEMAQRMINVVSDWSTVKTALDVGCGRGILLNAVALQLKKEGSSGRVVGLDCRKTAVATLRTAGMEGVQEYVTCREGDARRLPFADNYFDVVVSAVCLHTVGKEFGHRTAAAAAERMKGLVEVVRVLKPGGVGVLWDLVHVPEYVHRLQELRMEDIRVSERVTAFMVSSHIVSFRKPSQHVAGSGEVRLDWRCTSIC from the coding sequence ATGGGGAAAGCTGGGAGAGATTGGACACAGATCTACGCGATCTACGGCATGGACGAATGGCAAACTGTAATTTTCCTGCTAATCCATGCTCTCCTATTTTCGTTCCTCGCCGTTCTTTTCCTCGTTTACTTCAATCCACTCTGTTCAGTCGTGGAATCTATCTTCCCTGCCCTTCATGCCGGAGCTTCTCGCTTCATCGCTGGCTTCACCGGCTCCGTCACCGCAATCTCGGCCGTCTGTCTCTTATTTGCCGCAGGGAACATCTTTTACTCCTCTGTCTCGCTCCACTGGGAGATGGCACAGCGAATGATTAACGTGGTCAGTGACTGGTCAACGGTCAAAACGGCTCTCGACGTCGGATGCGGCCGTGGAATCCTCCTCAATGCAGTGGCGCTACAGCTGAAAAAGGAAGGAAGCTCCGGACGCGTCGTCGGCCTCGATTGCCGGAAAACAGCGGTGGCGACGTTGCGTACAGCGGGAATGGAAGGCGTTCAGGAGTACGTGACTTGTAGAGAGGGTGACGCCCGGCGGTTGCCGTTCGCCGATAATTACTTCGATGTGGTGGTATCGGCTGTGTGCTTGCACACAGTAGGGAAGGAATTCGGGCATCGGACGGCGGCGGCTGCGGCTGAAAGGATGAAGGGTTTGGTTGAAGTTGTTAGGGTTTTGAAGCCCGGTGGTGTTGGAGTGTTATGGGACCTGGTTCATGTGCCGGAGTATGTGCATAGGTTGCAGGAACTTCGCATGGAGGACATACGCGTTTCGGAGCGCGTGACGGCTTTCATGGTCAGTAGCCATATCGTATCGTTTCGGAAGCCGAGTCAACATGTAGCTGGATCGGGGGAGGTCAGGCTTGACTGGAGATGCACCAGTATCTGTTAA